One Xiphophorus hellerii strain 12219 chromosome 1, Xiphophorus_hellerii-4.1, whole genome shotgun sequence DNA segment encodes these proteins:
- the LOC116717460 gene encoding protein pitchfork isoform X2, with amino-acid sequence MPKPVSRRVRFGSSQDRRIYPRYFPLDRLGNQLKREEARKPPHLGPGCYSNDEFGSIVYNLETRPVSYKGYTLSARTDIRFPPFKLTPSPQQYQRDQSKSRVPFHGRAPFGSYEYKFKMPKNTSYNSPGPGIYEHITKKDRKVIWPMCFGKPDWSKLPHQNKKAVKVTIPNDYGFVRHRGKLAYLSLYF; translated from the exons ATGCCAAAACCGGTTTCTCGTCGCGTTAGATTCGGAAGCTCACAGGACAGGAGAATTTACCCCCGCTACTTTCCACTCGACCGATTAGGAAACCAACTGAAAAGAGAAGAAGCTCGGAAACCGCCTCATCTCGGACCGGGCTGCTATTCCAACGATGAG tTTGGCTCCATTGTTTACAATCTGGAAACCAGACCTGTGAGTTACAAGGGATATACTCTCTCTGCCCGGACTGACATTCGTTTTCCACCTTTTAAG TTGACTCCATCACCTCAGCAGTACCAGAGAGATCAGAGCAAATCCAGAGTTCCTTTCCACGGCAGAGCTCCGTTCGGTTCTTATGAATATAAATTCAAAATGCCGAAAAACACCTCCTACAACAGCCCAGG CCCTGGGATTTACGAACACATCACAAAAAAGGACAGGAAGGTGATCTGGCCCATGTGCTTTGGGAAACCAGACTGGTCCAAACTGCCGCATCAGAACAAGAAGGCTGTCAAAGTGACG ATACCCAATGACTATGGGTTCGTT
- the LOC116717460 gene encoding protein pitchfork isoform X1, whose translation MPKPVSRRVRFGSSQDRRIYPRYFPLDRLGNQLKREEARKPPHLGPGCYSNDEFGSIVYNLETRPVSYKGYTLSARTDIRFPPFKLTPSPQQYQRDQSKSRVPFHGRAPFGSYEYKFKMPKNTSYNSPGPGIYEHITKKDRKVIWPMCFGKPDWSKLPHQNKKAVKVTVSNTKNLNICLYLLNFFTLTPQTSLLLVWAFM comes from the exons ATGCCAAAACCGGTTTCTCGTCGCGTTAGATTCGGAAGCTCACAGGACAGGAGAATTTACCCCCGCTACTTTCCACTCGACCGATTAGGAAACCAACTGAAAAGAGAAGAAGCTCGGAAACCGCCTCATCTCGGACCGGGCTGCTATTCCAACGATGAG tTTGGCTCCATTGTTTACAATCTGGAAACCAGACCTGTGAGTTACAAGGGATATACTCTCTCTGCCCGGACTGACATTCGTTTTCCACCTTTTAAG TTGACTCCATCACCTCAGCAGTACCAGAGAGATCAGAGCAAATCCAGAGTTCCTTTCCACGGCAGAGCTCCGTTCGGTTCTTATGAATATAAATTCAAAATGCCGAAAAACACCTCCTACAACAGCCCAGG CCCTGGGATTTACGAACACATCACAAAAAAGGACAGGAAGGTGATCTGGCCCATGTGCTTTGGGAAACCAGACTGGTCCAAACTGCCGCATCAGAACAAGAAGGCTGTCAAAGTGACGGTGAGTAACaccaaaaatctaaatatatgcctatacctcttgaactttttcacattaacaCCACAAACTTCACTGCTTCTTGTTTGGGCTTTTATGtaa
- the LOC116717475 gene encoding V-type proton ATPase subunit S1-like, with translation MAESRNFSKGSIMAFIFFFAAFLASGSSTAQVPLLMWSTKSLPSLTSPPAGHITSMEELAAYLTPVFGSGSNTVILFLQDKLSKDDFTLFGGVFGNKQESVFRNLEAALQSASSSVNFPALEWTGESAIPTLLQQKLGAAPLLVDPDTLSHLSLNTSISNLLIINLPYGCDSLKSCKEVLSSNDEIIGKVLSSLKAKDVSYTAVYTGLQPSQAISMSSSLNQQVGRTLLQASAADDKEPIIFNNTAGLPCIMLWAQNLSITPPGPQKPIYLPIENATTNGSMCSNTTSELVLTFLNYTLRFTMSQRFYPVSARNWFTLDSVQMQVRSSGQTASFVGSHGIYAPAEYSFHCQSVGDALLVPVNSTQWRLSFVDFQIQGFRLANGTNFSYASDCASFFTAGIWMGLITSLLMLLIFVYGLHMIMQLNTMDRFDDPKGPSISVPQSD, from the exons CACAAGTGCCACTTCTTATGTGGTCTACCAAAAG ttTGCCATCTTTGACCTCTCCACCGGCCGGACACATAACATCCATGGAGGAGCTGGCCGCCTACCTCACGCCTGTGTTTGGCTCTGGCTCCAACACTGTGATCCTGTTCCTGCAGGACAAG tTAAGCAAAGATGACTTCACCCTGTTTGGTGGAGTGTTTGGAAACAAGCAGGAAAGTGTCTTTAGGAACCTTGAG GCTGCACTCCAGTCCGCTTCCTCTTCAGTGAATTTTCCTGCTCTGGAGTGGACAGGAGAGTCTGCCATCCCCAccctgctgcagcagaaactcGGCGCTGCCCCCCTGCTGGTCGATCCAGACACTCTGTCTCACCTGAGCCTCAACACATCGATCAGCAATTTACTGATCATCAATCTGCCTTACGGTTGCGA CTCACTCAAATCTTGCAAGGAAGTCCTCTCCAGCAATG aTGAGATTATAGGGAAAGTTCTGAGTTCCCTGAAGGCCAAAGATGTTTCGTACACTGCAGTGTACACAGGGCTGCAGCCATCACAA GCGATTTCAATGTCATCTTCGTTAAACCAGCAAGTGGGCCGGACCTTGTTACAAGCCTCTGCAGCTGATGATAAAGAGCctataatatttaataatacgGCCGGACTTCCCTGCATTATGCTGTGGGCTCAGAATCTCTCCATCACGCCCCCAGGCCCTCAGAAGCCCATCTACCTTCCTATAGAAAACGCAACAACGAATGGATCCATGTGTAGCAACACTACTTCAGA GCTTGTGCTTACCTTTCTGAACTACACTCTGAG GTTTACAATGAGTCAGCGGTTCTATCCAGTTTCTGCTCGAAACTGGTTCACCCTGGACTCTGTTCAGATGCAGGTGCGTTCATCTGGTCAGACCGCGTCTTTTGTTGGGAGTCACGGGATCTACGCGCCTGCAGAGTATTCTTTCCACTGCCAGTCGGTCGGAGACGCCCTGCTAGTCCCTGTAAACTCCACTCAGTGGAGGCTGAGTTTTGTTGACTTCCAG ATTCAGGGTTTCCGGTTGGCCAATGGAACAAACTTTTCTTACGCCAGCGACTGCGCCAGTTTCTTTACGGCTGGGATTTGGATGGGCCTCATCACCTCACTGCTCATGCTGCTAATTTTTGTGTACGGCTTGCATATGATCATGCAGCTAAACACAATGGACCGGTTTGATGACCCCAAAGGTCCATCGATTTCAGTCCCTCAGTCCGATTAA